The region ATATCGTTAATATTAACGCTGGTGCGACAATAGATAAGATTGATATAAATACGGGAGCTGACAAAGATACTGTAAATATCAATGCTAATATTACCGCTGATGTTGGCAAGCAATCAAATATTACGACCGAGGGCGGTATAGATACTGTAAATATCGCTAGTGGAGTAACGCTAACTCGTACTGTTATTAGCACGGGTGCCGGAGAAGAAACTATAAAGATCAATGCTGGTAAAACAGGTGTTGCAGATCGTATAACATTTGAAGGATCTTCTTTAGATACCGGAGCCGATAAAGATATAGTAGAAATCACAAATACTATGTTCAAAAAGGGTAGTAACGGTGAATCATCTAATCTAAATACTGGTGACGGTGGCGATATAATCACTATAAAAGAGGGAACTATATTCCAAGATAATTCAGTCATTACAACTGGACTAGGCAACGATAAAGTATATCTGGAAAGTGGCGTTCAATTTAATAAAGCTACCGTTTGGGCTGATGACGGAGATGACGAGATACATGTTAACGGAGCAGAATTTAACGGTCCTAGAGGTATAGGCGGCGTATCAGGCGGAGCTGGAAACGATAAAATTTTCATTAACGATGGAACTAAATTTACCGGCGGCTCTATACTGGGCGACGGCGGAGCTACGCTTGATCCTATAAATGGACCGGGAAATGATGAGATAACTATTTCAGGTACAAATACCGTTCTAGATAACGTAAATATAGATACTGGCGATGCTAATGCGGTTGGCGGAGCTAAAGATACTGTAAAAATCGAGGATGCGAAACTTAAGTACACTAATATTAGGTCTGGTAATGGTAATGATGAGATAACCATAACCGGAAACGCAAATTTAACCGGTGGATTCAATAGGAGCGGAAGCGGCGATGATACTATAACAGTAAGTGGCAATGCAATCTTAAATAACACGTATCTTCAAGGGGAACAAGGTAGTGATACTATAACTATAAGCGGCAATGTTAAGGCTAAAGGTGGTAATTTTAACACCGGAGCTGGAGCAAACGATAAAATAAATATTAACGGTAATGCCGAGTTGGATGGCACTACATTGCAGTTTGAAGGCGATAAATCAACAGATAAAGCTACTCTAAACGTAACCGGAAACGCCGTATTAAAAGACGTAACGATACAAGCTTCTCAATCTCTAGGCGAGCAATATATGAATTTCCATCAAAGCGGCGAAGCTAAAGTAAAAAGCCTTATGGGTAGCCAAAATAAAGACGTTATAGATATAGCAGGCGACTTTACTTATACTAACGTCGGTAATAATCTTCAAACTTACGGTGGAGACGATGAGATAAAGATGCACGGAGGAGCTACGGTAAAAGTCAAAGCAGATATGGGCGAGGGCATTGATACTTTAACAATAGATAATGCTACGCTTAAAGATTCTCAAGTGAATATGGATGGCGGTAATGACAAAGTATATATCAATGCCGGAGCAAATTTAACCGGCACAAGAATTTATACCGGCGATGGTGAAGATAAAGTATATGTAAGAGGCGGTACGTTTAGCGAAGCAGAGATCGGACTAGACAAGGGTAAAAATGAAGTAAATATAGAGTCTGGCGCGGTATTTGGCGACCGAGATGCTGGTCTTAATGCCTTTAATGAGCATAAAACTTATATAAGATCAGATCATGGAAATGATTCAGAAGATACCATAAACGTTAAAGCCGGTGCTACCGTCAAAAATGCTGAAATACAAACTTACGGTGGAGAAGATACTTTAAATATAGACGGTACGGTTATAAATTCGAACATAAAGTTAGGCTCAGGCAATGACACCGTCTCTATCGGTAAAAACGCAAGCATAGACGGTAGCTCTACTATCGACGGCGGAGACGACATCGATACGCTAAAAATTGCCGACGGCAGTATAGATTTTAGCAGAGTTAAGAATTTCGAAAAACTAGATTTAACCCAAGGCAATAACGATATAAATCTATCAGTTAAAGACGTTTTAGATATGACTGATAGTAATAACAAGTTAAGAATAGATGGTAATGGTGACGATCATGTAACGCTACAAGGAGGTATAGGTACATGGAATAAATCTGCTATCCCTAATAGCGATGGTTATACAGTCTATACAAAAACAGAAGGAAGTCACACCGTAACCTTAGAAATTAAAGACGTAGTAGTACATGAGATTTAAAATTTAACTAACTACTTTAATCCCAAAGGAAATTCCTTTGGGATATTCTTTCTTGTCATTAAATTTTTATAATTGTTTATATTTTTAATCTATATAAAATAACCTTTTGTCTATTTTTGTATAAATTTTCTGCAATAAAACATAAGACTATTTCAAGCTAAAATGATTAAGTAAATTTACAAATACCTAATAATAGTTTTATGATTTATGACCTGGTAAAAGCTATTATAAAGGCCTAAGCACTCCATAATTAATTGATGTTCCACCTAATCAGCAATCTCCTTTTGTCTTCGACGTTTAAATTTATAAAATCGATACCGAAAAGTTTTGTTAAATTTTCGCCCTTTAAAATTTGATCGGTTGCGCCGAATTCATATCCTAAGGAGCCGTTTAAAAGTAAGGTTTTATCCGCCGTCGCAAGCGCGTGATCGGGATGATGCGAAGTAAAGATCACGCAGGTTTTTTGCTCGCTATTTAGCCTTTTGATTAGGCTTAAAACGGCGTTTTGATGAAAGACGTCGAGGTATGACGTAGGCTCGTCCATGACAAGAATTTCGGGCCGTAGTACTAGCGAGCGAGCTATAAGAGCCAGCTGCATCATGCCGCCGCTTAGTTCGTCTACGTTTAAATTTAAATACTCGCTAACGCCCGCTATGTTTGCGGCTTCCTCAGCCATCGCCCTATCCTCCGCGCTCGGCCTTGAAAACATATCGACGTTTGCGTTTACGCCCATTAGAATCAGATCTTTTACTTTAAAGCTAAAAGCGATATTTTCGCTTTGAGGCACGTATCCTACGAGCCTGGCGCGCTCTTTACCGCTAAGAGAGGCATGATCGCGCCCATCGATCAAAATTTGACCGCTTTTTGCTTTTAAGAGTCCTAAGATAATCTTTAAAAATGTAGATTTGCCTATGCCGTTTGGGCCCAAAATCGCAAGCGTTTCGCCGCTTTTTAGGCTAAGACTCAAATTTTGCAAAATTTGCTTGCGTTCGTACGAAAAGCTTAAATTTTCTACGCTTAAGACCATCTTTTGCCCTTTTTAACGATGATGACGCCGATCATCGGAGCGCCTATAAGCGCGGTTAGGATACTTAGCGGGATTTCAGCCGAGCTCACGCTTCTAGCCGCAACGTCGGTTAGCATCAAAAATATCCCGCCTAAAATCGCCGAAATCGGAACTAGCTGCGAGTTATCGGAATCGTAAATCAGCCTCGTAATATGCGGCATCAAAAGCCCTACCCAGCCGATGATACCCGCTATCGCTACGCTTGCGGCCGTTATCAGCGTGGCAAGTACGATAAAGATAAAGCCTAAAAATTTACTCTCGCCCAAAATGCTTGCGTGTTCGCCGCCTAGTGATAAAATGTTTAGCTTCCAGCCCATTAGGCTAAGAAGCACAAGCCCGCTAACGCAAACGGGAGCCAGCGCCGCTACGTCGCTCCAAGAGATGGCACTTAGGCTTCCCATCAGCCAATATACGATACTAGGTAGCTTTTCTTGCGTGTCGGCGACGTATTTGACAACCGAGATCAGCGCCTCAAATATCGCTCCCGTGATAATGCCCGCAAGCACCAGCATGAGCTTTGAGTTTTTGTTTGCCAAAACGCCTAGGGCGTAAGCTATCATGACGCTAAAAAGCCGAAAATAAAAGCGCCTATTTGCGTGGCTACGGGACTACCGAAGGCTAAAATGCAAACCACCGCGCCAAACCCCGCTCCGCTACCAACGCCCAGGATATTCGGACTTACCAAAGGATTTGCAAACATCGCCTGAAATATCACGCCCGCCGCACTAAGCTCGCGCCTATCAAAAATGCCGCTATCAGCCTAGGCAAGCGCAGATCGAATATCAAAGCGTAAAGCGTCTCTTTGTCGTTTTGATAATAATCCATAAGCCCGTCAATAGAAATCCTACCCGCAAGCAGCGAAAAAACAACCGCGAAGGCTAGAAAAAGCGATAAAAACAGATACTTTTTCATTATCTAAAAAGCTCATAAAATTTGCTCTCGCCGTTTAGGTCAAAGCGTAAAATTTTAGCTATTTCGTCGTCGTTTAGATCGTAGCCATAGAGCAATTTGTAGCTCTTTTTCATCTCGTCTTTTAAATTTATATGCGCCTGCCCCGAAAATAGCACGCTAAACCACGCCCAGCCTAGGTGCGATTCGCCCGTAGGCGGCTCCCACATATCGCCTCCCAGAGGCATTTTATAGACGGCTTTTTGCTTGACGGCCTTTACGTTTTTTAAAATTTTATCGCTAAAAAAATCCCGCGGAGTTAGCTCGTCAAAGTTGCTAAGCAAGATAACGTCCGGATTTTGCGCAAGAATTTCTTCTTTATTTAAAATTCTAAATCCTCCAAAATTTGCCGCATTTGCTCCGCCGCTTAGCTTGATCTCGTAATCAAAATACGTCCCGCCGCCGGCTGCCTCGTAACTTTTATCTCGGCCGAATATAAAAAGAACCTTCGGTTTTTTGCTAAGCCCTTTTACGAAATTTTCGATCTTAGCTCTTACCTCGGCTCTATTTTGTAAAATTTGCTCCGCTCTTTGCTCTTTTTCGTAAATTTTACCCAGCATACCAAACCAAAAAAGCGGGGCTTCCTCCGTGCCGCTTAAATTTACCAAAGCTACGTTTAGCCCTACTTTTCGCAGCGGCTCGATGATCTTTTCGCCTCTCATACCCCACTGCACGACTAGATCCGGAGATAGTTTTAGCAGCTCCTCGATATTTGGAGTAAAATCCTCTCCGATACCGCCTGCTGGGATACTAGCTGCGCCTTTTATCATTTTTCCCAGCATTCCGCGCTCGATATTTTTCTTGGCCATCGGATGGACGGAGGCTAGGCGAGATACGTTGTTTTCGACGCTAAGAGAAAACGAAGCTAGCGGCACCGGAAACAGAGCTACGCTTTTAACCGAACCGTCAAAATGAAGTTTGTTTCCGCTTTGATCGGTAAATTCAAGCGCGCTCAGCGTCGCTGCCAGTAGCAATAAAACGGATATGATTTTTCTCAAATTTGATCCTTAAATTTGTAAATTTTAGGGCTTTTGAGCGGTGGTGTTTAAAACCCGCTCGGCAAATTTAAAATTTAAAAGCTAGCCTTAAAGCCTAGTTTGAAATTTCTGCCCGGATTTATTAGCGGGTTGCTAGCGCTTTTAGGCTGGCTGATTAGCTCGTAGCTTAGGCTTGGGGCGTATTCTTTGTCAAAGATATTTTCGACGCCGAAATTTAGGCTAAAATCTTTTAAGAAACCTAGTTTGCCCAGACTCTTGCCAAAGTATAGGTTATGCACGAAGTATCCCGCTCGCTCGCGTTCTACGCTGTCGTCTATGCGCGTCTTTCTCGCCGCCCAGTCGCCGCTATACTCTATGTATGAGTTTGCCAAAAACTCCGGCGAATAAGAAACGGCCACGCGTCCGCTAAGCGGAGCGATCTCGGGAAGCGGTTTGCCGGTTTGTTTGTTTTTGCCGCGCGTGTAGGCGATGTTTGTTTTAAGCTCCAAATTTGACAAAATTTTATAAGCGAGGTCAAATTCCGCTCCGCTTATCTTGGCTCTATTTACGTTTTGCGACTGATAGTAGGTCACGCCGCCGCTTTGCCAGTTTCGCTCGACGATCAGGTCTTTATAATCTCCCGTGTAAAATATCAAATTCGATCTAAGCGCTTTATCCGTATAGCGAAGTCCGGCCTCATAGGTAACGCCTTTTTCGATATTTAGATCAGGGTTTGGCAGATACGCCTCGCTGCCTGAAAACGTAAGTATCGGGGCAACCTCGCCGCTCATAGGAGCTCTAAACGAAGTAGAGAAATTTCCTACAAACTCAAACCCTCCAATGATAGGGTAAATAAGTCCCAGGCCGTAGCTGGCTCTGCCGTCTTTTCTATCGTTGGCGTTTTCGTATAGGGCTTTTACGGCGGGGCTCATCGAGCTATCCATATCAAAGGACGTTTTTATGCGGTCGTAGCGTAAATTTGCGCTCAAAATCGCGTCGTTGCTAAATGCGTATTCAA is a window of Campylobacter concisus DNA encoding:
- a CDS encoding iron ABC transporter ATP-binding protein — encoded protein: MVLSVENLSFSYERKQILQNLSLSLKSGETLAILGPNGIGKSTFLKIILGLLKAKSGQILIDGRDHASLSGKERARLVGYVPQSENIAFSFKVKDLILMGVNANVDMFSRPSAEDRAMAEEAANIAGVSEYLNLNVDELSGGMMQLALIARSLVLRPEILVMDEPTSYLDVFHQNAVLSLIKRLNSEQKTCVIFTSHHPDHALATADKTLLLNGSLGYEFGATDQILKGENLTKLFGIDFINLNVEDKRRLLIRWNIN